In Diaphorobacter ruginosibacter, the genomic stretch CGGCGCCGAACACCCGATCCAAGGTGGTGGGCAAGCTCCAGCAGAATGAAATCGTGCGCACGGTCGGGAACTCGGGCACCTGGGCGCAGGTGCAGACCGAGGGCGGCCGCAAGGGCTGGGTGGCGAAGAACCTGACCTGGGGCTGGTGACCTGGTTCAGCCCAGCACGACCTGCGCCACCGGCGCAAAGCCGTGGTTGAGCGGGCCGTGGCCGCGGCCCGTGTGCACGTCGGCACCCGCCTCGATGGCTCCCAGGATGTAGGCACGCGCCTTCTCCACGGCCCGGGGCAGCGGCTCGCCCAGCGCAAGCTGCGAAGCAATGGCCGAGGACAGCGTACAACCCGTGCCATGTCCGTTGTGCGTGGCGATGCGCCTGGACTCGAGCCGCTTGTGCTCGCCCGTGGCCAGCGCCAGCACATCCACCACCCAGTCCCCAGGCAGGTGGCCGCCCTTGAGCAACGCGGCGCGCGCACCCAGCGCCAGCAGCGCGTCGGCTGCTTCGTCGAGATCGCCCTCGCCCGATATCCTGCGGCCCAGCAGCCAGCCTGCCTCGTCGAGATTGGGTGTGATCACCTCGGCCAGGGGAAAGAGCTCCTTGACCAGCGCGGCCTCGGTCTCCTGCGCGATCAAGCGGTCGCCGCTCGTGGCGACCATCACGGGGTCAAGCACCACATGGGGCAATGCAAACCGGCGGATCGCGTCGGCCACCACCTGCACCACCTCGGGGGATGCGAGCATGCCAATCTTGACCGCGTCCACGCCGATGTCCTCGACCACTGCGTCGATCTGCGCCTTCAGCATTTCGGGCGGAATGCCGTGGATGCCGCGCACGCCCTGCGTGTTCTGCGCCGTGATCGCGGTGATGGCCGTCATGCCATAGCAGCCCAGCGCACTGAAGGTCTTGAGGTCGGCCTGGATGCCAGCGCCGCCGCCGCTGTCGGAGCCGGCGATGGAAAGCACCCGCGCGTAGCGGCGCATCCCCTGCGGTGTCTGTTGTTCGTTGCTCATGGCAAAAATTATCGTTGATTCCGGGTGCTCGCCCCGGTGCGACCTTCAACGCAGAAAATCGATAAGGGCAACCGATATAACGCGAAGGACATGGATCGGTTCCCTGTCAGCGCGCCCGTCATTGTGTTGTAATCTCCCCTCGGACGAAACAGGGGTGCCGCACCGCCTTCGAACAGACGGGCGTGCGGCTGAGATCACACCCTGGGGCCCAACGGCCCCGCTACCCGATCCAGATCATGCTGGCGTGGGGAGTTTCTGCATTGCGGCACCGGCGTGTTTTGTCCTTTTGTTGCCTCTCGAGCTGGAATAGGACACATGCTGCCATCGCACAATCAATCCACGATCACCATCCTGGGCGCGGGCCTGATGGGCCGCCTGCTGGCCGTCGAGCTGGCCCGCAAGGGTCATGCCGTCGAGGTGTTCGAGGCGCAGGGTCCCGACGCCCAAGGTGCCGCCGCGCGCGTGGCCGCAGCCATGCTGGCACCCCTGGCCGAATCCGCCGTCACCGAACCCGGCGTGGTGCGCATGGGCCACTATGCGCTGCCGCGCTGGCAGCAGCTGATCGCGCGGTTGCCGCGCCCCGTCTTCTTCCAGCAGAACGGCACGCTGATCCTCTGGCACCGCCTCGACGCGGGCGAGGCCAGCCGCTTCCAGCACAAGCTCACGCAGACCCAGAAGCTCATTCCCGACCTCGCGCCGCTGCAGATGCTGGGCGGGGCGCAGGTGGACGCACTCGAGCCCTCGGTGGCCTCGCGCTTTGCGCAGGGCATGTACCTGCCGGGCGAAGGCCAGCTCGACAACCGCCAGCTGCTGGCGGCTCTCGAAGCCGCGATGCAGGAGCTTGGCGTGAAGGTGCACTGGAACACTCCCCGCGCCACTGAGGACTTCGCCCCCGGTGGCACGGGCCAGCCCGACCTCGTGCTTGACTGCCGCGGCCTGGGCGCCAAGCCCCAATGGAATACGTTGCGCGGCGTGCGCGGCGAGGTGGTCCGCCTGCATGCGCCCGAAGTCACGCTCGAGCGCCCCACGCGCCTGGTGCATCCGCGCTACCCGATCTACATCGCGCCCAAGGAGGACCACACCTTCGTGATCGGTGCCACCGAGATCGAGTCGGACGACATGTCCCCCGCCAGCGTGCGC encodes the following:
- the thiD gene encoding bifunctional hydroxymethylpyrimidine kinase/phosphomethylpyrimidine kinase yields the protein MSNEQQTPQGMRRYARVLSIAGSDSGGGAGIQADLKTFSALGCYGMTAITAITAQNTQGVRGIHGIPPEMLKAQIDAVVEDIGVDAVKIGMLASPEVVQVVADAIRRFALPHVVLDPVMVATSGDRLIAQETEAALVKELFPLAEVITPNLDEAGWLLGRRISGEGDLDEAADALLALGARAALLKGGHLPGDWVVDVLALATGEHKRLESRRIATHNGHGTGCTLSSAIASQLALGEPLPRAVEKARAYILGAIEAGADVHTGRGHGPLNHGFAPVAQVVLG
- the thiO gene encoding glycine oxidase ThiO; translation: MLPSHNQSTITILGAGLMGRLLAVELARKGHAVEVFEAQGPDAQGAAARVAAAMLAPLAESAVTEPGVVRMGHYALPRWQQLIARLPRPVFFQQNGTLILWHRLDAGEASRFQHKLTQTQKLIPDLAPLQMLGGAQVDALEPSVASRFAQGMYLPGEGQLDNRQLLAALEAAMQELGVKVHWNTPRATEDFAPGGTGQPDLVLDCRGLGAKPQWNTLRGVRGEVVRLHAPEVTLERPTRLVHPRYPIYIAPKEDHTFVIGATEIESDDMSPASVRSTLELLSAAYAVHSGFAEARIVEIATQCRPTLPDNLPAVRSVRRNVLEVNGLYRHGFMIAPAMLDVVMEVLETGQSALAPCFDLSVQLA